From the genome of Castor canadensis chromosome 4, mCasCan1.hap1v2, whole genome shotgun sequence, one region includes:
- the Cabyr gene encoding calcium-binding tyrosine phosphorylation-regulated protein produces MISSKPRLVVPYGLKTLLEGVSRAILKTNPTNITQFAAVYFKELIMFREGNSSLDIRDLVKQFHQIKVEKWSEGMTLEEKRESVKPPEGTPVVSQEPTRMEKSTDTEEDNIARLQYSNKTTQFPSVHAELPQSEGTTEGVRGPPSKPITPKTTTPPASPPPAPVSAEFAYVPADPAQFAAQMLGNVPSTHSDPSDVLMVDVATSMPAVIKAVLSSEIAEEVGVSAPLAYSGVVVEMQVVSQTSVQVDVGPKPNEQKAEPSTASSAPLQGEQQPPAYDQAPEAPLQDDMQVTSAVRISSIYNDAPVAEGVVYVEQIPGHIVIPFTDQVACLKENEQSPPISPEPVVYKTASDSSKKSVESVKIVQLEGNAEHKSSVHLEAEATVLLSNTSLGGQPEVYAEPLDAEGFINVGSEKSLHLEVEIITINPDNTEQEELGENSAPQETEGKPEAVYLGGAEKSSSGPFPPVPEGLTEPEIEPEGDAAPEQV; encoded by the exons ATGATTTCTTCAAAGCCCAGACTTGTCGTACCTTATGGCCTCAAGACTCTGCTAGAGGGAGTTAGCAGAGCCATTCTCAAAACCAACCCAACAAACATCACTCAGTTTGCAGCAGTTTACTTTAAAGAACTTATTATGTTTAGAGAAG GAAATAGTTCTCTGGATATAAGAGATCTGGTTAAacaatttcatcaaattaaag TAGAGAAATGGTCAGAAGGAATGACACTGGAGGAGAAACGAGAAAGTGTAAAACCACCAGAAGGAACACCTGTAGTTTCCCAAGAACCTACACGGATGGAAAAATCCACAGACACTGAGGAAGACAATATAGCGAGACTACAATATAGCAACAAAACCACCCAGTTTCCATCAGTTCATGCTGAGCTCCCACAGTCTGAGGGGACAACTGAAGGAGTTCGGGGTCCTCCTTCCAAACCAATTACACCTAAAACTACCACCCCACCCGCATCACCACCTCCAGCACCTGTCTCAGCAGAGTTTGCCTATGTCCCAGCTGACCCAGCTCAGTTTGCTGCTCAGATGTTAGGTAATGTTCCATCTACTCATTCTGATCCATCTGACGTTTTAATGGTGGACGTGGCAACAAGTATGCCTGCTGTTATCAAGGCTGTGCTGAGCTCAGAGATTGCTGAAGAAGTTGGGGTGTCTGCACCTCTCGCGTATTCTGGAGTGGTGGTGGAAATGCAGGTTGTGAGCcaaacatctgtgcaggtagatgtGGGTCCTAAACCTAACGAGCAAAAGGCTGAACCATCAACGGCTTCCTCAGCTCCCTTGCAGGGTGAACAACAACCTCCTGCTTATGATCAAGCTCCCGAGGCCCCTTTGCAGGATGATATGCAGGTTACATCAGCTGTACGTATATCATCTATATATAATGATGCGCCTGTCGCTGAAGGAGTTGTCTATGTCGAGCAGATACCAGGACACATAGTTATCCCTTTTACTGACCAAGTTGCTTGTCTTAAAGAAAATGAGCAGTCACCACCAATTAGTCCCGAACCTGTAGTATACAAAACGGCCTCAGACTCGTCTAAAAAATCTGTAGAGTCTGTAAAAATTGTACAGTTAGAGGGGAATGCAGAACACAAGTCCTCGGTACATTTGGAGGCAGAAGCTACAGTTCTGCTCTCCAACACCTCCTTAGGCGGTCAGCCCGAAGTATATGCAGAACCCCTGGATGCAGAGGGCTTTATCAATGTAGGCTCTGAAAAATCTCTGCACCTTGAAGTGGAGATCATTACCATAAACCCTGACAATACTGAGCAGGAGGAGTTGGGGGAGAACTCTGCACCCCAGGAGACAGAGGGCAAACCTGAAGCAGTGTACCTAGGGGGAGCTGAAAAGTCATCTAGTGGCCCCTTCCCTCCTGTGCCAGAAGGTCTCACTGAACCAGAAATTGAACCAGAAGGGGACGCAGCACCTGAACAGGTTTGA